A single Harpia harpyja isolate bHarHar1 chromosome 6, bHarHar1 primary haplotype, whole genome shotgun sequence DNA region contains:
- the ACO2 gene encoding aconitate hydratase, mitochondrial: protein MAPYCVLAARLRHALNSGIRRYHVAPVLCQRAKVAMSHFEPNEHINYEKLEKNINIVRKRLDRPLTLSEKIVYGHLDDPAKQEIERGKTYLRLRPDRVAMQDATAQMAMLQFISSGLPKVAVPSTIHCDHLIEAQLGGEKDLRRAKDINQEVYNFLATAGAKYGVGFWKPGSGIIHQIILENYSYPGVMLIGTDSHTPNGGGLGGICIGVGGADAVDVMAGIPWELKCPKVIGVKLTGKLSGWSSPKDVILKVAGILTVKGGTGAIIEYHGPGVDSISCTGMATICNMGAEIGATTSIFPYNARMKKYLGKTGRADIAALADEFQQHLVPDSGCQYDQVIEINLSELKPHINGPFTPDLAHPVSDIGAVAEKEGWPVDIRVGLIGSCTNSSYEDMGRSAAVAKQALAHGLKCKSKFTITPGSEQIRATIERDGYAQILRDVGGLVLANACGPCIGQWDRKDIKKGEKNTIVTSYNRNFTGRNDANPETHAFVTSPEIVTALSIAGTLKFNPETDYLTGADGKKFKLEAPDADELPKLEFDPGQDTYQYPPKDGSGQHVDVSPTSQRLQLLEPFDKWDGKDLEDMLILIKVKGKCTTDHISAAGPWLKFRGHLDNISNNLLIGAINIENGKANSVRNALTQEFGPVPDTARYYKKMGVKWAVIGDENYGEGSSREHAALEPRHLGGRVIITKSFARIHETNLKKQGLLPLTFADPADYNKIHPVDKLSIVGLADFAPGKPLKCIIKHPNGSQETIMLNHTFNESQIEWFQAGSALNRMKELQQKSS from the exons CATGCCTTGAATAGTGGGATACGACGCTACCATGTTGCTCCTGTCCTATGCCAGCGGGCCAAGGTGGCCATGAGCCACTTTGAGCCTAATGAACACATAAATtatgaaaagctggaaaagaacaTCAACATTGTCCGTAAGAG GCTTGACCGTCCCCTGACCTTGTCTGAGAAGATTGTATATGGACACCTGGATGACCCAGCAAAACAGGAGATTGAGCGGGGCAAGACCTATCTGCGCTTACGGCCAGACCGTGTGGCCATGCAGGATGCCACTGCTCAGATGGCAATGCTACAGTTCATCAGCAGCGGACTGCCAAAAGTGGCTGTGCCTTCCACCATCCACTGTGATCACCTCATCGAAGCCCAGTTAGGTGGTGAAAAGGACCTTCGAAGAGCCAAG GACATAAACCAGGAGGTGTACAACTTTCTAGCAACGGCTGGTGCCAAGTATGGAGTGGGATTCTGGAAACCTGGGTCGGGAATCATTCACCAG atcatTCTGGAGAACTACTCCTACCCTGGGGTTATGCTGATTGGCACAGATTCACACACCCCCAACGGAGGTGGCTTGGGAGGAATCTGCATTGGTGTGGGTGGAGCTGATGCTGTAGATGTCATGGCAGGAATCCCCTGGGAACTCAAATGCCCAAAG GTTATTGGTGTAAAACTGACTGGCAAGCTTTCAGGCTGGAGTTCTCCTAAAGATGTGATCCTGAAAGTGGCTGGCATCCTCACTGTCAAGGGTGGAACAGGAGCCATCATCGAATACCACGGGCCTGGTGTGGATTCAATCTCTTGCACTG GAATGGCAACAATCTGTAACATGGGGGCTGAAATCGGAGCTACGACATCGATCTTCCCTTACAATGCACGGATGAAGAAATACTTGGGCAAGACTGGACGAGCCG ACATAGCTGCACTGGCGGATGAATTCCAGCAACACTTGGTGCCAGATTCTGGTTGTCAGTATGACCAGGTGATAGAAATCAACCTCAGTGAG CTGAAACCGCATATCAATGGACCTTTCACACCAGACCTGGCGCACCCTGTGTCAGATATTGGTGCTGTGGCAGAAAAGGAGGGCTGGCCTGTTGATATCAGAGTTG GCTTGATTGGCAGCTGCACCAACTCCAGCTACGAGGACATGGGACGCTCTGCAGCAGTGGCAAAACAGGCACTAGCACATGGATTGAAGTGCAAATCTAAGTTCACAATCACACCAGGCTCAGAGCAGATCCGTGCCACCATTGAAAGAGACGGTTAT GCACAAATCCTGCGAGATGTTGGAGGGCTGGTTCTGGCCAACGCTTGTGGGCCATGCATTGGCCAGTGGGACAG GAAGGACAtcaagaaaggagagaaaaacacaaTAGTTACGTCCTACAACCGGAATTTCACAGGTCGCAATGATGCCAATCCAGAGACTCATGCATTTGTGACCTCTCCGGAG attgtCACAGCCCTGTCCATTGCTGGCACTCTAAAATTTAACCCTGAAACAGATTACTTGACAGGAGCAGATGGGAAGAAGTTTAAACTAGAAGCACCTGATGCAGATGAGCTGCCCAAGCTG GAGTTTGACCCAGGCCAGGACACGTATCAGTACCCTCCCAAGGATGGCAGTGGGCAGCATGTGGACGTGAGCCCCACCAGCCAGCGCCTCCAGCTGCTTGAGCCCTTTGATAAGTGGGATGGCAAGGATCTAGAAGACATGCTGATCCTCATCAAG GTAAAAGGGAAATGCACCACTGACCACATTTCTGCAGCTGGACCGTGGCTCAAATTCCGTGGCCATCTGGACAACATCTCTAACAACCTGCTCATCGGTGCCATCAACATTGAAAATGGCAAAGCCAACTCTGTGAGGAATGCATTAACCCAGGAGTTTGGGCCAGTCCCCGACACAGCCCGTTACTACAAG AAAATGGGTGTCAAATGGGCAGTTATTGGGGATGAAAACTACGGTGAGGGATCAAGCCGGGAGCACGCAGCATTGGAGCCACGTCACTTGGGGGGCAGGGTCATCATCACCAAGAGTTTTGCCAGGATCCACG AAACCAATCTGAAGAAGCAAGGTTTACTGCCTCTCACTTTCGCTGATCCAGCGGACTATAACAAGATTCATCCTGTGGACAAGCTAAGCATCGTGGGGCTGGCAGACTTTGCACCTGGAAAG CCTCTGAAGTGCATCATCAAGCATCCCAATGGGAGCCAAGAAACAATCATGCTGAACCACACCTTCAACGAGTCACAGATTGAGTGGTTTCAAGCTGGCAGTGCCCTGAACAGAATGAAGGAGCTGCAGCAAAAATCAAGCTAA
- the POLR3H gene encoding DNA-directed RNA polymerase III subunit RPC8: MFVLVEMTDTVRIPPWQFERKLNESIAEELNKKLANKVVYNVGLCICLYDITKLEDSYIFPGDGASHTKVHFRYVVFHPFLDEILIGQIKSCSQDGVHVSIGFFDDIVIPPESLQQPAKFDEAEQVWVWEYETEEGAHDLYMDIGEEIRFRVVDETFVDTSPTGPSSAEASTSNATEEVQKKEAPYTLVGSISEPGLGLLSWWTNS; this comes from the exons ATGTTTGTCCTGGTAGAGATGACTGACACAGTGAGAATTCCTCCCTGGCAGTTTGAAAGGAAACTGAACGAATCCATTGCTGAAGAGCTAAACAAGAAATTGGCCAATAAG gTTGTATACAATGTCGGCCTCTGCATCTGTCTGTATGATATCACAAAGCTGGAAGATTCATACATATTCCCTGGAGATGGTGCATCACATACCAAAG tgcaTTTCCGCTACGTGGTCTTCCATCCCTTCCTGGATGAGATTCTGATCGGACAGATTAAAAGCTGCAGTCAGGATGGCGTTCACG TTTCTATTGGATTCTTTGATGATATTGTCATCCCACCAGAatccctgcagcagccagctAAGTT CGATGAAGCAGAGCAGGTGTGGGTGTGGGAATATGAGACGGAAGAAGGGGCTCACGACCTTTACATGGACATTGGGGAGGAGATCCGCTTCCGAGTCGTGGATGAAACGTTTGTCGATACATCACCAACAGGTCCCAGCTCTGCGGAGGCTTCCACTTCAAATGCCACAGAAGAAGTCCAGAAGAAAGAGGCACCCTACACTCTTGTG GGATCAATCAGCGAGCCAGGCCTGGGCCTCCTGTCATGGTGGACAAACAGCTAG
- the CSDC2 gene encoding cold shock domain-containing protein C2 produces MRVRVCARRTSYTHQIPQIHQQAGRQPEKAPPEPCCRRDCCSSQGSGGAFGLGEHRCFAERSSREPVTAKEVTDSGPAHPGALSPAACLPIPKTEEPAGPTMSSDPSAPPAVPPLHSPKSPVWPTFPFQREGSRIWERGNLLLRDLPSPLPTKRTRTYSATARASAGPIFKGVCKQFSRSQGHGFITPENGTEDIFVHVSDIEGEYVPVEGDEVTYKVCPIPPKNQKFQAVEVVLTNLAPHTKHETWSGQIIGS; encoded by the exons atgcgtgtgcgtgtgtgtgcgagGCGCACATCATACACACATCAGATACCGCAGATCCatcagcaggcaggcaggcagccggAGAAAGCCCCCCCAGAGCCGTGCTGCAGGCGAGACTGCTGCTCCTCGCAAGGTAGCGGAGGAGCCTTCGGCCTCGGCGAGCACCGATGCTTTGCGGAGCGCAGCTCCAGGGAGCCCGTCACTGCTAAGGAG GTCACAGACAGCGGACCCGCGCACCCGGGTGCCCTTTCTCCTGCCGCCTGCCTGCCCATCCCCAAAACGGAGGAGCCCGCCGGCCCCACCATGTCGTCGGACCCCAGCGCCCCGCCGGCAGTGCCGCCCCTGCACTCCCCCAAGTCACCGGTGTGGCCCACCTTCCCCTTCCAGCGGGAGGGCAGCCGCATCTGGGAACGGGGCAACCTCCTGCTGCGGGACCTGCCAAGCCCCCTCCCCACCAAGAGGACCAGGACCTACTCGGC GACAGCGCGTGCCTCCGCCGGCCCCATCTTCAAGGGTGTCTGCAAGCAGTTCTCTCGCTCCCAGGGCCACGGGTTCATCACCCCCGAGAATGGCACAGAGGACATTTTCGTCCACGTGTCTGA catCGAGGGGGAGTACGTCCCAGTGGAGGGGGACGAGGTGACGTACAAGGTCTGCCCCATCCCTCCCAAGAACCAGAAATTCCAAGCGGTGGAGGTGGTCCTCACCAACCTGGCGCCCCACACGAAGCACGAGACGTGGTCCGGCCAGATCATCGGCTCCTAG